The Candidatus Abawacabacteria bacterium genomic sequence ATGCCGCGAGACAGGATTCTCCAGGATGAGGACGTGGCTCCCATGTTTGCTTGCTTTTTAAATATACTCAAAAAGCCTCATAACAATATACGAGGATTAGGATTAGGATAAGATACGTCACACCTACGGTGCTCGTGTGGTCGGGGTGATCCGATTTGAACGGACGACCTCAGCGTCCCGAACGCTGCGCGCTAGCCAACTGCGCTACACCCCGTTAGTAGAACAAGAATAAGTGGGAATTGCGAAAACAATATAGTCTATGATCCAGATTATAAAAAATTGTTCCGATACAGAATAATTGATTAAAGCTTATAATCAAGAAAACAGGCATTGCCATGTACCGCTTCTGGTATATGGTCGGGATGAGAGGACTTGAACCTCCGACCTCTTGCACCCCATGCAAGCGCGCTAGCCAACTGCGCTACACCCCGTTGAGCGCCACGAATGTAGCATAAGTTTTCTTCATGCGCGAGTAGTTTTTATTACGTCGTTTCTGCATCCTTCATTTCATGTGTCTCAAAATGAAATAATAACCAATGCTAAATGAAAATGACTCAATAATTTTAATACTGAGCCATTTAGCAAGCTTATTAGGTATGATTAGTAGTGAAGCGAATATTACACTTTTCTTAAATTGTTTCTTGTGGACGCCCTAACGTCGGTTTCTTGTAAAGTCGTTGGTGTTGTCGGAAACATTGCCATTACTGTATCTGGTGTTGCTCTGGCAGGGCCCACCATTCTGGCTATAGCTATACTCACTGCTGCTGACTTCCCTTTGACGTTACTAATATGACAAGTGACGATGCCTCTTTGTGAGTCTACCTCAAAACGCATTTCATCATCAAAACTTGGTCTGCCTAATTTCTTTACTTCATGGTCAGAGCCCAATGCCATAGCGAATATATTGCTAAGACGTTCAGCCGTTTGAGCTGCGGTAGGGCTACTGGGGGATAAACTCCTACTCAAAAGAAATAAAATCTTTCCTTCACGCCCGCCTTTTCTAAACTTTTCTTCGACATGATCTACCGATCTATCACCTTCATTTAAAGCCATAAAAATTATTAATTCTTATCATTGTATCATAAATTATATTGGAGAAGTGAGGCGGTCTGCATAAATGAGACTGCGCACTAATAGCAAATACTTCTGCTAAACGCAATGAGTTGGATTATAGGAAAACCTATCTTTTGTGTTTACGATCGATTGAAACAATGTGAAAAGGCGATTTACTTTGCTGCTTAATAACGTAAGATACTGCTAGGATTTTCTTTTATGCAAACAATCTACATCGTTATTAGCAGTGTACTTGCGCTGATTTCTCCTATCGTTTACGCCCGGGCAATTTTACGCGGAGAAGCAAAGCCTCATCGGACGACGCGCTTTGTATTATTAGTGATCACTGCATTATCCACTGCTTCATTATTAGCAAATAATAATACAGTTGCAGTCTGGTTAGCTGGGGTATCAACGTTACAGGCAATTATTATTTTTGCATTAAGCATTAAACACGGCATGGGAGGTTGGGCGAAGCTAGATATTCTTTGTCTAATTATTGCTGTAGTGGGGATAATTGTTTGGCAGACTACCAATAATCCTATATTGGGACTGTACTTTTCTATTCTTGCTGACTTCACTGGCATGATTCCAGCAATTATCAAAACTTATCGTTTTCCGAAAACAGAGATTGTCACTTTTTTTCTTCTTGATACGATCGCAGCGGTATTTACTTTATTTGCTATTGATCAACTAATACTAGAGAATATTGCATATCCGATCTATATATTTGTGATCAATTTAATTATGTGTGCCTTGATTGTTGCTCCGCGTATGCCTAATGAAAGAATGAAGAATCCCGTTGCTTTATAAATACAAAGCAGCCAGAACAAAATCTACAGCTCTAGTAATGAATGTTTGCAAAATTGGCAAACCAAAGAAATTGCTTACAATGATTAAGCCAAAAAGTACTAATGGTCCATTGTCCTCTAGCCAGTCAGAAATATAAGCATATTTTTGACCTAAAAAAAGAAATAAAACTTTTGAGCCATCAAGTGGGGGAATGGGTAGAAGGTTAAATACCATCAAAGCAATATTGAGTGAAATAGTGAAAAAGAAAATAGTACTTAAAATGCCACCAGTGGGAACAAGGCCATATTTAATGAGCATTACCAAAAGCATAGCAAGCAATAAATTACTTACCGGACCAGCGAGAGAGATCAATGCCTGATCGCGTAAGGGCGAACGTAAATTCTGTGGATTTACGGGTACCGGTTTTCCCCAGCCAAATCGTACTAAAAAAAGCAAAATAGTACCCATAGGATCCAAGTGTCGCAAAGGATTGAGACTGATTCGCCCTTCAAATTTAGCTGTTGGATCTCCAAGCCAATTGGCTACTATAGCATGAGCACATTCATGGATAGTAATGGCGACAAGGAAAGCAATGATGGCAGCAATGAGGGTTGGGATGTCAAACATAGAAAGGGAAATAATTCTGAGTGCTGAATTCTGAATGCTGAATTGAGGCAGGAGGCTTCGCCGTTTTTAATTTTGTTGAAAAAATTATACATCATCGTCTACTCAACAGCTTTCATCCCCCTGTCCATTCTGAATTCTGCATTCAGCATTCAGAATTCAGTTACATTTCTCTTATAACACGAATTTTAGCGCCAAGCTTGTTTAATCTTTCTGCGATTTCTTCATAGCCTCGGTTGATAGAGTATACATTACGCAAAATTGACTTTCCTGGAGCGGCCAACATAGCGATAAGAATAATCATGGCTGGACGCAAGGCTGGAGGGCATACTAATTGAGTGGGCTTAAAAGGGGTGGGACCTTCAATGAATACCCGATGAGGATCGGCAAGAATCATTTGCGCTCCTAGCTTTGCCAGTTCCATAAAATAAATAGCGCGATTTTCGAAAGTCCAATCATGGATCAGTGTTGTTCCTTTAGCCTGTGCTGCTATGGGTACGAAGAAGGGGAGATTGTCTTGATTGATACCAGGATAAGGCTGGGCATGAATTTTTTCTTCTGCGGCTTGTAATGTAGATGGTAATACTTCTAGATCAACTAATTTGGTAAAGCCGTTTTGAGAAAAGTATTCTTTGGAACGCTTAAACTTTAGGCCCATTTTTTTTAGTTTGTATAATTCTAGTTCTAAGAAATCAATTGGACAGCGCTTGATCATCAGATGGGAGCCCGTGGTGATGGCGGCACTGAGGAACATCATCGCTTCAATTGGGTCCTCACTATTCCAATACTCTACATCTTGATCGATTTCTTTTATGCCTTCGATAGTTACCGTACTAGTACCTACCCCTTCTACTTTGACTCCTAATGTTTGGAGAAAGCGGCAAGTTTCTTGCACCATATAATTGGCGGGGGCAAATTTGATTACTGTTTTGCCTGGAATCTTAGCGGCTGCAATAATTAAATTCTCTGCTGCCGTATCTCCAGCCTCGTACATTACTAACGTGGTACCACGAAGCTTATTGATTGAAACATCATAACTATCACGGGTAACTTTAATTTTAACGCCCATTTCTTCCAAGCCAAATAAATGCGCGCTTACAGTTCTTTTGCCTAGTTTGCAGCCCGATGCATGGGGGAGAGAAAATTTATTAAATAGGTGGATTAACGGTCCCATTAGCATAATCACTGAACGAGTTTTGATAGCTGCATTAGTATTGATTTTGTCCAAAGCTAACTTAGCTGGTGGCGTTATTTCCAAAGTATTTTTCGCTGTCCATTTTATTTGCACACCAATACTAGTGAGCACTTCCAACATGCGATTTACTTCTTCAATGCGAGGGATGTTGTGTAGTGTGGTGGTGCCTTTATTGAGCAAAGAAGCACACAATAATCCCATAGCGCCATTTTTGGATGCATTGGTGGTGATTTCCCCGGAAAGCTTTCTGCCCCCCTCGATTTCAAAATCTATTGATCCTTCTGCTAGGCTAACAATTTTATGATTAAGAGCTTTACTTACTCTAGTGAGTATCTCCGTAGTGAAATTTTGCTCGCCTTTTTCCATCCTAGCTACTGCACTTTGACTCGTGCCAATGAGTTCAGCAAAATCCTCCTGGGTGAGACCTCTGAGCTCTCGTAATTCACGAATGAAATTGCCAATCTTGCCCTGTTCTTTTGCGATTAAAGTAGTCGACATTGAGAAGTGTTAACTGTAATACAAATATATCACATACGATATAATGTAAAGTGGTTGGGGCCTACTTGTAGTTGCGGCTTGTTATTTGTAATTTGTAATTCGTAATCCGTAATTTTTACGTCTCATGCTCTCATGCAACATTGGTCCTCAAAATCGTTTAATGCGTGGAATGACGGGTATTGTAGTTAACTTTTTGGTGGTTCTATTTTCTGCAGCAATTCCTTTATGGTTGTTTTGGTTGGGCATCGTAGTTAGCTATGCCATTCTATTCCAGGGAGTGGTGGGGTGGTGTTATGTGCATGCATTACTGGGAACGAAGAACCTGAAATAGAGCTAAGAGCTAAATGCTGAGAGCTAAGAGTTCGCCAATCTTAGCTCTTCGCTCTCAGCTCTTAGCTCTATTTATTGACTTTCTCCCAGCATTGAGTATAGTTACCTTCGGTTTCAGGTTTTTATTGTATCCATTAGGGTCTAGTTAAGGGTCTTGTGGGGCAAACTTGAACCACAAACTATCTTTAACTTAACTTTTGTGTCTCAAGTTTCCGATTCTTCTTCTCGTTCTCAAGGTGATGCAGCTGCTGAAGGCAGAAAACTTTTCGTTGGTGGTCTCCCATATGCGATGACTGCTGATGAGGTTCAAACTCTTTTCGCTGATGCTGAGGATTCAAATCTTCAAGTCACTTCAGTTTATCTCCCAGTAGATAAAATGAATAACAACCGTCCTCGTGGTTTCGGATTTGTAGAATTCGCTACTAAAGAGGATGCTCAAAGAGCTATCTCAAAATTCCACGGCTTTGAAGTTCAAGGTCGCAAATTGACTGTAAACGAAGCACGTCCTCGCGACGCTCGTTAGTCAAATTAGCGGTGGACAGGCAAAAGAATGTTCGTGATCTAAATTTTTTAGACTTGCGCCATTCTTTTTCCTACCATTCGTAATTTGTAATTCGTAATTCGTAATTTCTATGGCTCGTCGTTGTGATTTAACTGGCAAAAGACCAAGTGCAGGCAACAATCGTCCTTTTTCATTAAAGGCGACAAAGCGACGTTTTCTGCCTAATCTGCAAAAGCGTCGTGTGCAAATTGGTCCTGGCCAATTTATTACCTTAAAGGTTTCTACTCGTGCACTTCGCACATTGAGCAAAAATCTTGTAAAATAATCAATTCTCACATGGTCCATGACATTGGCTATGTGCTGACGAGTGACTTTATAGAGGGCATTTGTGTGCGGGTAACAAATCCGCAAGCAATGTCCTCTTTGCGTATCGGTCAATTAATTGTCATAGAATCTTCAACCAATGAATGGTTTTATGCTCAGATTAATAATCTTCATACCGCTTGGTTTCACGATCTGCAAGATCAACCTATATTACATACCATTCCCAAAAGAGCCGACCTAATGCAGCTCTTTATTGAAAATACTATTTCAGTGAGAGCGGTGAAAGCCTATAACGGTGGGGAATTGCTGGCGGTGAGATCAATCCCTTTACCTGGTCTTAAGGTGCGTTTTGCTACAGAAGAAGATATTGCTCTGATATATGGTCCTCGTGATGGAGATCATATTTACCTCGGTGAACCTTTAGAAATGAATGTGCCAGTAGTAATTAATGCTCAACAGTTTATCGAGAGAAGTAATGGCATATTTGGCAAATCTGGTACGGGTAAGTCATTTTTAGCTAGAATTGTGTTAGCTCAATTGATTCATGGCCAGAAAGTAGCAAATCTTATTTTTGATATGCACAATGAATATGGTTGGGAGAGTCGCAGTGAGCAAGGTTCAGGTAAAGTGAAGGGATTACGTCAATTATTTCCTGGCCAAGTGCTTATTTTTACTTTGGACCCGGAAGCATCAAAAGCTAGAGGCGTAAAGCCCGATCATGTACTGAATATTGCTCCGGAAATGATCACCGTAGATGATATTGCATTACTAAGTGAGGAATTGGATCTTTCCCAACCGATGTTGGATGGTATTGCGATGGTACAAAAAAAAGTGGGGGATGGTTGGATGAAGCGTCTCACTGATATCGATCCTGTACGAGTGAAAGATGATAGCGAATTTTTTGGTGTCGGCGAGGGCACCCTATTAGCTTTGCATCGAAAGTTGCATCGAATTACTGCTTTACCATTTTTGCGCGAAAGTAGTGAAAACCATTTACAAACGTTAGCTTTAGCACTGCAAAGTGGTAAAACCGTTATCCTTGAGTTCGGTCATCAAAATAGTGTAGTGACATATATGTTAGTAGCAAATATTCTTACTCGTTTGATTTATCAGCGCTATGTTCATGCTACTGAGCAATTTATGCAAAGTCAGCAGGCGAGTGACAAGGTAATTCCCTTGATGATTGTCATCGAAGAAGCGCATAAATTTTTGCAGGGCCGAGTAGCGCGAAGTACTACCTTTGGTACCATCGCTCGCGAAATGCGTAAATATTCAGTGACATTATTAATTATTGATCAACGACCATCTTCCATTGACCGAGAGATTTTGTCTCAAATAGGTACACGTATTGTTGCTATGCTCAATGATCCAGACGATATCGAAGCAGTATTCACTGGAGTTTCTGATAAACAATCATTGAAGTATTGGTTATCTACTTTGGATAGTAAAAAACAAGTGCTCTTGCTAGGTCATGCTTTACCTATTCCTACTCAAGTGCGGGTGTGTGAATATGATGAAGAATTCTATAAAACTCTTCAATCAAATACTGATAAAGCAGTGGAGGAATTATTTGGTTAATTAGAACCGATGTTGAGATCACAGAAAGGTATGTCACTACGAATGGCAGAGAGTTGTGTGATAGGGAAATGCTGCATGTTTTTGTTAACTGTTGCTGCCTGAAGTTTAAGGGAAGTGCAGGGAGGAAAGGAATAATTATGGTCAGCAAGAATTGAATGCGGTCTTTTGCCCAACTTTGCAAAAGTGGAAAAATACATTAGGATCCAATCTTTATGTTTTTTATGGCAAAAGTGACAACTCCAATACAATCAGATGCCGTGTTGCGTGTCGTGAATAAAGGATTACGTCAATACTTTAGCTCTACTATGGATAAAGCTTCCATTGCTGGAGCTGGATTCACTTTTTCTGGTGTTAAACTAGACGTTCGTAGTGACTTTTGGCGGGCATATAAAGCAGCTCAAGAAGATCGAAGCTCATTTCGTCGAAATATCTTAGATGCACTGAAAGTTGTTGCTCAATTAGAAAAAGGAAGATATTGGAGTGTTGCCGAATTCTGTCATGTTTTGGCCAATATAAGGATAGTTCTTGCTCGGACTTTGCAATCCATCACGGTCAAGAGTGTTCGTGATACTATCAATGAAAGTGATTATGCTCTTTTGGATGCTTGTAGTGACAGTGCTCAATTGGGTGATGACTTGGCTGGAGAGTTAGTTGTGGCTGAGCAGCGTCAAGTAGTACGTGCCATTTTGTTGTCTTTGGAGAGAAGATATCGTCATCTGCTGGTAAGTAGAGAATTTATTCGTCACCATGTGGAAACTTTAATAAATTATTATTTATGCACTGATCGAGATCGCAGGTGTCATGTCCCCCTCATGAACGAAGTTTCAGTGGCTCGTGGTGTTACCTTTGGTATGGAATTAGATAGGCTTTTGGAAAATGTGGTCGTACTTCGTCTCGAGCATCTCAATGAAAAGATAGCTTTTGACCAAAAGGTGCGAGATGTAAGGGCATTGGTTGAAGAGTGCCGTGGAGATCAAGGAAATGGGCATTTTTTGGCTGATGAAGGGGAACAAATAATTTTACTTGGCTATGGTAGTTCTGCGGTAACGGAGAGAATAAGAAGGCGGCGCAAAATAAGTGGTCGTGTTAAGGCGACTGTAGCTCCGGAAGATTTTGACG encodes the following:
- a CDS encoding UDP-N-acetylglucosamine 1-carboxyvinyltransferase, whose amino-acid sequence is MSTTLIAKEQGKIGNFIRELRELRGLTQEDFAELIGTSQSAVARMEKGEQNFTTEILTRVSKALNHKIVSLAEGSIDFEIEGGRKLSGEITTNASKNGAMGLLCASLLNKGTTTLHNIPRIEEVNRMLEVLTSIGVQIKWTAKNTLEITPPAKLALDKINTNAAIKTRSVIMLMGPLIHLFNKFSLPHASGCKLGKRTVSAHLFGLEEMGVKIKVTRDSYDVSINKLRGTTLVMYEAGDTAAENLIIAAAKIPGKTVIKFAPANYMVQETCRFLQTLGVKVEGVGTSTVTIEGIKEIDQDVEYWNSEDPIEAMMFLSAAITTGSHLMIKRCPIDFLELELYKLKKMGLKFKRSKEYFSQNGFTKLVDLEVLPSTLQAAEEKIHAQPYPGINQDNLPFFVPIAAQAKGTTLIHDWTFENRAIYFMELAKLGAQMILADPHRVFIEGPTPFKPTQLVCPPALRPAMIILIAMLAAPGKSILRNVYSINRGYEEIAERLNKLGAKIRVIREM
- a CDS encoding DUF2892 domain-containing protein codes for the protein MLSCNIGPQNRLMRGMTGIVVNFLVVLFSAAIPLWLFWLGIVVSYAILFQGVVGWCYVHALLGTKNLK
- the rpmB gene encoding 50S ribosomal protein L28, whose product is MARRCDLTGKRPSAGNNRPFSLKATKRRFLPNLQKRRVQIGPGQFITLKVSTRALRTLSKNLVK
- a CDS encoding site-2 protease family protein, with protein sequence MFDIPTLIAAIIAFLVAITIHECAHAIVANWLGDPTAKFEGRISLNPLRHLDPMGTILLFLVRFGWGKPVPVNPQNLRSPLRDQALISLAGPVSNLLLAMLLVMLIKYGLVPTGGILSTIFFFTISLNIALMVFNLLPIPPLDGSKVLFLFLGQKYAYISDWLEDNGPLVLFGLIIVSNFFGLPILQTFITRAVDFVLAALYL
- a CDS encoding ATP-binding protein codes for the protein MVHDIGYVLTSDFIEGICVRVTNPQAMSSLRIGQLIVIESSTNEWFYAQINNLHTAWFHDLQDQPILHTIPKRADLMQLFIENTISVRAVKAYNGGELLAVRSIPLPGLKVRFATEEDIALIYGPRDGDHIYLGEPLEMNVPVVINAQQFIERSNGIFGKSGTGKSFLARIVLAQLIHGQKVANLIFDMHNEYGWESRSEQGSGKVKGLRQLFPGQVLIFTLDPEASKARGVKPDHVLNIAPEMITVDDIALLSEELDLSQPMLDGIAMVQKKVGDGWMKRLTDIDPVRVKDDSEFFGVGEGTLLALHRKLHRITALPFLRESSENHLQTLALALQSGKTVILEFGHQNSVVTYMLVANILTRLIYQRYVHATEQFMQSQQASDKVIPLMIVIEEAHKFLQGRVARSTTFGTIAREMRKYSVTLLIIDQRPSSIDREILSQIGTRIVAMLNDPDDIEAVFTGVSDKQSLKYWLSTLDSKKQVLLLGHALPIPTQVRVCEYDEEFYKTLQSNTDKAVEELFG
- a CDS encoding RNA-binding protein, with the protein product MSQVSDSSSRSQGDAAAEGRKLFVGGLPYAMTADEVQTLFADAEDSNLQVTSVYLPVDKMNNNRPRGFGFVEFATKEDAQRAISKFHGFEVQGRKLTVNEARPRDAR